Proteins from one Carcharodon carcharias isolate sCarCar2 chromosome 19, sCarCar2.pri, whole genome shotgun sequence genomic window:
- the LOC121291667 gene encoding zinc finger protein 2 homolog, whose amino-acid sequence MGEKPYKCDVCGWAFAQASGLVEHLRIHTGEKPFRCEVCEKSFAQASTLLQHWRIHTGEKPFKCKVCEKAFLKQSHLVEHHRTHTGEKPFSCNICDKAFVTSSRLLEHQRTHTGEKPFRCEACDKAFTLSSLLLKHQRTHTAEKPFKCEVCRKAFMKSSGLQVHKCIRKDEKPFWCAICKKTFCNSSYLRVHQRIHTGERPFKCEFCNKCFTQSSSLLQHQRIHTDERPFRCEVCDKDFCNSSYLRVHQRGHTDARPFRCEICDKDFCSSAYLVIHQHIHTGDKPFRCEVCDKAFLSSSYFLKHQCIPPSDKPFKCEFCNKGFTLLSDLTKHQHTHTGDRRFQCNSCQNFFTYSSSLEIHQCINLG is encoded by the coding sequence ATGGGAGAGAAACCATACAAGTGTGATGTGTGTGGCTGGGCCTTTGCACAGGCATCAGGCCTTGTGGAACACCTGCGCATTCACACAGGTGAGAAACCATTCAGATGTGAGGTGTGTGAGAAGTCATTTGCACAAGCATCGACCCTCCTGCAACACTGGCGTATACATACGGGTGAAAAACCATTCAAGTGCAAGGTTTGCGAGAAAGCCTTCTTGAAGCAGTCGCACCTTGTGGAacatcaccgcactcacacaggagagaaaccattcagCTGCAACATTTGTGACAAAGCTTTTGTGACATCATCACGCCTACTGGAACACCAGCGAACCCACACAGGTGAGAAACCCTTCAGGTGTGAGGCTTGTGACAAAGCTTTCACACTTTCATCATTGCTCCTGAAACATCAGCGCACTCACACAGCTGAGAAACCATTCAAGTGCGAGGTTTGTAGGAAAGCTTTTATGAAGTCATCAGGCCTCCAGGTACATAAGTGCATTCGGAAAGATGAAAAGCCCTTCTGGTGTGCAATTTgcaaaaaaactttctgcaattcaTCATACCTTCGTGTTCATCAGCGCATCCATACAGGAGAAAGACCATTCAAATGTGAATTTTGTAACAAATGTTTTACGCAGTCTTCTAGTCTCCTACaacaccagcgcattcacacagatgagagaccattcaggtgtGAAGTTTGCGACAAAGATTTCTGCAACTCCTCGTACCTACGTGTACACCAGCGCGGCCATACAGATGCGAGACCGTTCAGATGTGAGATTTGTGACAAAGATTTCTGCAGTTCAGCATACCTTGTGATACACCAGCATATACACACAGGTGATAAACCGTTCAGGTGTGAGGTTTGTGACAAAGCTTTCTTGAGCTCCTCATATTTCCTGAAGCACCAGTGTATCCCTCCATCTGATAAACCATTCAAGTGTGAGTTTTGCAATAAAGgtttcacactgctgtcagaTCTCACTAAGCACCAGCACACCCATACGGGTGACAGACGATTCCAGTGCAATAGCTGCCAGAACTTCTTCACCTACTCCTCCTCTCTAGAGATACATCAGTGCATCAACTTGGGATAG